A single window of Haliotis asinina isolate JCU_RB_2024 chromosome 5, JCU_Hal_asi_v2, whole genome shotgun sequence DNA harbors:
- the LOC137283361 gene encoding chymotrypsin-like protease CTRL-1: protein MWTFPFLITLVTLVSSSLLSTVTTSAESNVTCGVPKVVPATSRVVNGQEARHGAWPWMVLLQEMTVPVCGGAVLNKHLILTAAHCFDEAISKNVARWQAVGGKHNADRYDVTQRTYHLKKLVIHEHYDSHTVLNDIALLLLHETIDYTDYIRPVCLPSSSERLYVGQHCYLAGWGDTLGTGNDNALNQALLPLISDNVCSRPDWYGSQFTPSTMLCAGYAAGGKDACSGDSGSPLVCKHGDKWYAEGIASWGWGCAEQNSPGLYTEVSKYVHWIHAKAAELGYPIKS, encoded by the exons ATGTGGACCTTCCCGTTCCTCATTACCTTGGTGACACTAG TCTCATCATCACTTCTTTCGACAGTGACAACATCGGCGGAATCCAACGTCACGTGCGGTGTTCCGAAGGTGGTTCCTGCAACGTCGCGTGTCGTGAACGGTCAGGAAGCCAGGCATGGAGCATGGCCATGGATG GTCCTACTCCAGGAAATGACAGTACCTGTATGTGGCGGTGCCGTTTTGAACAAACATCTCATATTGACAGCTGCGCACTGCTTTGACGA AGCCATTAGCAAAAACGTTGCGCGATGGCAGGCAGTAGGAGGCAAACACAATGCTGACCGGTATGACGTCACGCAACGGACTTACCACTTGAAGAAACTTGTGATTCACGAACATTACGACAGCCACACCGTCCTAAACGACATAGCCCTTCTCTTGCTTCATGAGACGATCGACTACACCGACTACATCCGGCCTGTGTGCCTGCCATCTTCCTCCGAACGTCTCTACGTTGGCCAGCACTGCTACTTGGCAGGGTGGGGAGACACACTAG GGACCGGCAACGACAACGCCCTGAACCAGGCGCTTCTCCCCCTGATCAGCGACAACGTGTGCAGCAGACCTGACTGGTACGGTTCCCAGTTCACGCCCAGCACTATGCTGTGTGCCGGTTACGCAGCGGGAGGAAAGGATGCATGCAGT GGAGACAGTGGTTCACCTCTGGTCTGCAAGCATGGAGACAAATGGTACGCCGAAG GTATAGCcagctggggctggggctgcgCAGAACAAAACTCGCCGGGGCTCTACACGGAGGTGTCCAAGTATGTACATTGGATACATGCCAAGGCTGCAGAGCTGGGCTACCCAATAAAATCATAA